The following coding sequences lie in one Vicia villosa cultivar HV-30 ecotype Madison, WI unplaced genomic scaffold, Vvil1.0 ctg.000858F_1_1, whole genome shotgun sequence genomic window:
- the LOC131631739 gene encoding uncharacterized protein LOC131631739 — MVIDTLAKGSVTTFLVYLHYSLSIFDRDFGVDLIFMLLRGLNVILGMNWLESNHVHINFYDKLVHFLAPIDEEEAGYLSARQLKGLLQDEARLFVLFASLPAKSQVVIDKLTVVPYVFPDDV; from the coding sequence ATGGTTATTGATACTCTAGCTAAGGGATCAGTGACAACGTTTTTGGTTTATTTGCACTATTCTTTGTCAATTTTTGATAGAGATTTTGGTGTTGATCTTATTTTCATGCTGTTGAGGGGTCTTAATGTTAtcttgggaatgaactggttagagtCCAATCATGTTCATATAAATTTTTACGACAAATTAGTACACTTTCTTGCTCCtatagatgaagaggaagctggTTACTTATCTGCTAGGCAGTTGAAAGGGCTTTTGCAAGATGAAGCTCGGTTGTTTGTGTTGTTTGCATCTTTACCTGCTAAAAGTCAAGTTGTAATTGATAAACTGACAGTAGTGCCATATGTGTTTCCGGATGATGTTTAG